In Helianthus annuus cultivar XRQ/B chromosome 3, HanXRQr2.0-SUNRISE, whole genome shotgun sequence, a single window of DNA contains:
- the LOC110928408 gene encoding uncharacterized protein LOC110928408 — translation MELVECYRTILAVQLSSNRDKWSWNMGPIQEYSVKEARAWLKGPVGSKIEQRFYWCKWLPNKVNLFMWRANIDGIPTMIALRRRNMTIGDGLCVLCGDADETTDHVFTACSLACGVWCGITSWCKVPPVFWFSISDIQKWLDQDIIGEKKKDIVYGLFVLTCWRLWKARNDKIFRQVDVNVAQIVSDIKALGFLWFTNRSKVGSVSWRSWCNFNVDMM, via the coding sequence ATGGAGTTGGTGGAGTGTTATCGGACGATTTTGGCTGTCCAATTATCGAGCAACAGGGACAAGTGGAGCTGGAATATGGGACCGATTCAGGAGTATTCTGTTAAGGAGGCTAGAGCTTGGTTGAAAGGGCCGGTGGGGTCTAAGATCGAGCAACGGTTTTATTGGTGTAAGTGGCTTCCTAATAAAGTTAACCTTTTTATGTGGCGGGCTAATATCGATGGAATTCCTACTATGATCGCGCTTAGACGAAGGAACATGACGATTGGGGATGGTTTATGTGTCTTATGTGGAGACGCGGATGAGACTACGGATCATGTTTTCACGGCTTGTAGTTTGGCTTGTGGGGTGTGGTGTGGTATAACGTCGTGGTGTAAAGTTCCTCCGGTTTTTTGGTTCTCGATTTCAGATATCCAGAAGTGGCTTGACCAGGATATAATAGGTGAAAAGAAGAAGGATATTGTGTATGGGTTGTTCGTGTTGACGTGTTGGAGATTGTGGAAGGCCCGTAATGATAAAATTTTTCGGCAAGTAGATGTGAATGTCGCTCAGATTGTGTCTGATATTAAAGCTTTGGGTTTTCTGTGGTTTACGAATAGGTCTAAGGTTGGTAGCGTGAGTTGGAGATCTTGGTGTAATTTTAACGTTGATATGATGtag